The following are from one region of the Macaca thibetana thibetana isolate TM-01 chromosome 2, ASM2454274v1, whole genome shotgun sequence genome:
- the LOC126947903 gene encoding 60S ribosomal protein L21-like encodes MMNTKGKRRGTRYMFSRPFRKHGVVPLATYMRIYKKGDIVDIKGMGTVQKGMPHKCYHSKTGRVYIVTQHAVGIVVNKQVKGKILAKRINVGIEHIRHSKSRDSFLKHVKENDQIKKEAEEKGTWVQLKCQPAPPREAHFVRTNGKKPELLETIPYEFMAY; translated from the coding sequence ATGAtgaacacaaagggaaagaggagaggcaccCGATATATGTTCTCtaggccttttagaaaacatggagttGTTCCTTTGGCCACATATATGCGAATCTATAAGAAAGGTGATATCGTAGACATCAAGGGAATGGGTactgttcaaaaaggaatgcCCCACAAGTGTTACCATAGCAAAACTGGAAGAGTCTACATTGTTACCCAGCATGCTGTTGGCATTGTTGTAAACAAACAAGTTaagggcaagattcttgccaagagaattaatgtgGGTATTGAGCACATTAGGCACTCTAAGAGCCGAGACAGCTTCCTGAAACAcgtgaaggaaaatgatcagataaagaaagaagctgaagagaaaggtacctgggttcaactgaagtgccagcctgctccacccagagaagcacactttgtgagaaccaatgggaagaagcctgagctgctggaaactattccctatgaattcatggcatactag